A genome region from Thermodesulfobacteriota bacterium includes the following:
- a CDS encoding Mut7-C RNAse domain-containing protein gives MKFIADRMLGSLAKLLRTLGFDTLYSNRIDFKDLLKIAREKERIILTKNTLIKKKEGNYRFLFINNNDPKRQVREVITNLGLDIEPDKTFTRCLLCNNKLKKIQREDIGGKIPDYIFESYRDFSFCNKCKRIFWKGTHHEHMLTVLKEYLPRVSHKDM, from the coding sequence ATGAAATTTATTGCTGACAGAATGCTGGGTAGTCTCGCTAAGTTGTTAAGAACCCTGGGGTTTGATACTCTATACTCCAATAGGATTGATTTCAAAGACCTTCTAAAAATCGCAAGAGAAAAAGAACGAATTATCTTAACCAAAAATACCCTTATAAAGAAGAAAGAAGGAAACTATAGGTTTTTGTTTATAAACAACAACGACCCTAAAAGACAAGTAAGAGAGGTCATCACCAACCTGGGTTTAGATATAGAACCAGATAAAACCTTTACCCGTTGCCTACTGTGTAACAACAAGCTAAAAAAAATACAGAGAGAAGATATAGGGGGAAAGATCCCCGATTATATCTTTGAGAGCTACAGAGATTTCTCATTCTGTAACAAATGTAAAAGGATATTTTGGAAAGGCACACACCACGAGCATATGCTCACCGTTTTGAAAGAGTATCTTCCCCGTGTGTCTCATAAGGATATGTGA
- a CDS encoding lysophospholipid acyltransferase family protein, which produces MIYKIVKLIVSLFFHSYIRLDIIGDRNIPRSGGVILAPNHISYLDPLLLGVGVKRKVYSMAKEELFKNAILRFIMTHLKAFPVKRGRVDRYALKRSLQILNQGKVLNVFPEGTIPLNSNTIEGKPGVAWLALKANVPVVPVKIIGSEKLLPDGKVFPKMGRARIIFGQPLSFKTKDNRHKKNREKISGKIMEEIEKL; this is translated from the coding sequence ATGATATACAAAATAGTTAAGCTAATAGTATCTCTCTTCTTTCATTCTTATATCAGGTTAGACATTATAGGAGATAGAAATATCCCTAGATCAGGGGGGGTAATCCTCGCACCAAACCATATAAGCTACTTAGATCCCCTCCTCTTAGGGGTAGGTGTAAAAAGAAAAGTATACTCAATGGCAAAGGAAGAGTTATTCAAAAACGCCATTTTGAGATTCATCATGACCCATCTGAAAGCATTCCCGGTAAAAAGGGGAAGGGTGGATCGGTATGCCCTCAAACGTTCTCTCCAAATATTAAATCAAGGTAAGGTACTCAATGTGTTTCCCGAGGGCACTATTCCTCTAAACAGCAATACGATAGAAGGAAAGCCTGGAGTGGCGTGGTTAGCCCTGAAAGCAAATGTGCCGGTTGTGCCGGTGAAGATAATAGGATCCGAGAAGTTACTCCCTGACGGAAAGGTTTTTCCTAAGATGGGTCGGGCAAGGATTATCTTCGGCCAACCCCTCTCCTTTAAGACTAAAGACAACAGGCATAAAAAGAATAGGGAAAAAATATCCGGAAAGATAATGGAAGAGATAGAAAAACTATAA
- a CDS encoding 4Fe-4S dicluster domain-containing protein: MTIEISDKTYDEEFVKKVEDISGENFHKCMQCGTCSGGCPMIEHMDIPPRRIMILTHFGLKDEVICSKTAWICATCNACSVRCPRGIELTKVMEAIRQLTLRKNINYVEPSAISEETIADLPQIALVSCFRKHTS; the protein is encoded by the coding sequence TTGACTATCGAAATCTCGGATAAAACCTACGATGAAGAATTCGTAAAGAAAGTCGAAGATATCAGCGGCGAAAACTTTCACAAATGCATGCAGTGTGGCACATGTTCTGGCGGATGCCCTATGATTGAACACATGGATATCCCCCCCCGGCGGATTATGATCTTGACGCATTTTGGTTTAAAGGATGAGGTTATTTGTTCCAAAACAGCCTGGATCTGTGCAACTTGTAATGCCTGTTCTGTCCGTTGCCCTAGGGGGATCGAACTTACTAAAGTCATGGAAGCTATCAGGCAGCTGACCCTGCGAAAGAATATCAATTACGTTGAACCTTCGGCAATATCTGAAGAGACGATTGCTGACCTCCCTCAGATTGCTCTGGTAAGCTGCTTTAGGAAGCACACTTCATGA
- a CDS encoding CoB--CoM heterodisulfide reductase iron-sulfur subunit B family protein — MKISYYPGCTLKTKAKNMDHPGIAALKALGVELVELPRWNCCGAVFSLADDDLLHLLAPVRDLIRVVEQGDNKLVVACSMCYNTLARANLLMQENSEKRHTINTFMEEERDYNGEVEVVHLLSFLRDEIGWEKIRESIKVPLKGLKIAPYYGCTLLRPQSVAIEPPEKRTLFKDLLETLGATVVDFPASNDCCSSYQILSNPDVGIEAVSKILESAESWGADAIVTSCPLCEYNLGKRQEDALKKHDTLKELPTFYFTQLLALALGLGAEVCKFELNYNGATRLMESKNFLTVV; from the coding sequence ATGAAGATTAGCTATTACCCAGGTTGCACATTAAAGACTAAGGCTAAAAACATGGACCACCCAGGAATAGCTGCTCTGAAGGCATTGGGGGTAGAACTTGTGGAACTGCCTCGGTGGAATTGCTGCGGTGCGGTATTTTCATTAGCAGACGATGATCTCTTACACCTTCTTGCTCCTGTCCGTGATTTGATAAGGGTTGTAGAACAGGGTGATAATAAGTTGGTTGTAGCATGTTCCATGTGTTACAATACCCTGGCCCGTGCCAATCTCCTGATGCAAGAGAACAGTGAAAAAAGGCACACCATAAATACCTTTATGGAAGAAGAACGAGACTACAATGGCGAAGTAGAAGTAGTCCATCTTTTGAGCTTCCTGCGAGATGAGATCGGGTGGGAAAAGATAAGGGAAAGCATCAAAGTACCTTTGAAAGGATTAAAGATTGCCCCCTATTACGGGTGTACTCTTTTACGTCCTCAGTCAGTAGCTATTGAGCCACCTGAAAAGCGTACGCTGTTTAAAGACCTTCTTGAAACGCTGGGCGCAACAGTAGTTGATTTTCCGGCTTCTAATGATTGCTGCTCTTCATATCAAATCTTAAGCAACCCTGATGTCGGAATAGAAGCTGTCTCTAAGATACTGGAATCGGCAGAGAGCTGGGGCGCCGATGCTATAGTGACAAGCTGTCCCCTTTGTGAGTATAACCTGGGAAAACGACAGGAGGATGCCTTAAAAAAACATGATACACTTAAAGAATTGCCCACCTTCTATTTTACCCAGTTACTGGCATTAGCTCTTGGCCTTGGAGCTGAGGTCTGCAAATTTGAATTGAATTATAATGGGGCAACCCGGCTGATGGAAAGTAAAAATTTCCTGACTGTGGTTTGA
- a CDS encoding 4Fe-4S dicluster domain-containing protein produces MSTTDTTKGESKETTSGKELVSIFVMGKKYEVPKNLTIMKSMEYAGYKYIRGCGCRGGICGACGTVYRKPGDYHIYVGLACQTVVEDGMYLTQLPFFPANRAAYSLEAIGSEPEEVYKKYPELFRCVACNACSKVCPMDISVMDYIAAIKQGDFEKATELSFDCIQCGLCTVRCMGEMSQYHIAQMVRRITGSKITPQASHLKAMVDKIKTGKYTKAIKDLKGMNEDQLRKVYQQREMEPTEAPDDWKPADVTYL; encoded by the coding sequence ATGAGTACAACGGATACCACAAAAGGTGAAAGCAAAGAAACTACTTCCGGCAAAGAATTGGTTTCGATCTTCGTCATGGGAAAGAAATATGAGGTTCCTAAAAACCTGACTATTATGAAGTCCATGGAATATGCCGGTTATAAATACATCAGAGGATGCGGCTGCCGGGGCGGAATCTGTGGCGCTTGCGGTACCGTTTACCGCAAACCAGGAGACTACCATATCTATGTTGGATTAGCCTGCCAGACCGTCGTTGAAGATGGAATGTATCTGACTCAACTACCCTTCTTCCCGGCTAACAGAGCAGCATACAGTCTGGAAGCCATAGGGTCTGAACCTGAAGAAGTATACAAAAAATACCCTGAGCTATTCCGGTGTGTAGCGTGTAATGCCTGCTCAAAGGTATGTCCTATGGACATTTCGGTTATGGACTATATCGCGGCAATCAAACAGGGAGATTTTGAGAAAGCTACGGAACTCTCCTTCGACTGCATCCAGTGTGGGCTTTGCACTGTGCGCTGCATGGGAGAGATGTCTCAATACCACATTGCTCAGATGGTTAGGCGAATTACAGGAAGTAAAATAACGCCGCAAGCTTCCCATCTCAAAGCTATGGTGGATAAAATAAAAACAGGTAAGTATACCAAGGCTATAAAAGATTTGAAAGGTATGAATGAAGACCAGCTACGAAAAGTATACCAGCAAAGGGAGATGGAACCAACAGAGGCACCGGATGATTGGAAACCCGCTGATGTTACTTATTTGTAG
- a CDS encoding FAD-binding protein: MPYPQELKELIKVVEKTRPERVAKKKKNEEVPFLSLEERKKILDYHPDFKEEGRREIKVGPSKGYRIAHEMVDVLEANSRVNPDLVDLSHADYETDVLVIGGGGAGTSAALLAQEQGAKVIIATKLRHGDANTMMAEGGIQAATKGWKDSPYYHYLDVMGGGHFKNIPDLVDTLVTEAPDAILWMEKHGCNFSKFQDGTLKTLHGGGTCRKRMHFAADITGVEIMRTIRDEARNRSQDIRVIEFSPAVELILNEKGECSGALLYNMETEEYFIVKAKAVIMATGGSGRLHIQNFMTTNHYGATADGIVIAYRAGVGISFLHTVQYHPTGVVFPEQAEGILITEKFRGSGANLVNIDGQQFVNEREPRDLEAAAIIKECVEKGKGVPAPTGKFGIWLDSPMIDALSGTGTVEKEFPGKFILYKRFGIDISKEPMLIYPTLHYQNGGLEFKNTGETALPGLFVAGEVGGGIHGENRLMGNSLLDILVFGRIAGKNAADYAKSRSDMGKLTLDHVRTYHKNLEEAGIETDRVAPMLLPDYTLPHVKERQLTACYVGTLR, from the coding sequence ATGCCATACCCACAAGAGTTGAAAGAACTGATCAAGGTTGTAGAGAAAACCAGACCCGAGAGAGTCGCCAAGAAAAAGAAGAATGAGGAGGTCCCTTTTCTTTCTCTGGAAGAACGCAAGAAAATACTTGATTATCACCCCGATTTTAAAGAAGAAGGTCGACGTGAAATTAAAGTGGGTCCCAGCAAGGGTTACCGGATAGCGCATGAGATGGTAGATGTGCTTGAAGCAAACAGCAGAGTTAACCCTGATCTGGTAGACCTCTCCCATGCTGATTATGAAACCGATGTCCTTGTTATCGGAGGGGGTGGGGCAGGAACCTCAGCAGCCCTTCTAGCGCAAGAACAGGGAGCAAAAGTAATCATCGCTACCAAACTCCGCCATGGAGATGCAAACACTATGATGGCTGAAGGAGGTATACAGGCTGCAACTAAGGGGTGGAAAGACTCACCTTACTATCACTACCTGGATGTTATGGGAGGTGGCCATTTCAAAAATATACCTGACCTGGTTGATACCCTCGTTACTGAAGCCCCCGATGCTATTCTGTGGATGGAAAAGCATGGGTGTAATTTTTCCAAGTTCCAGGATGGGACATTAAAGACCCTCCATGGAGGCGGGACATGCAGAAAACGAATGCACTTTGCTGCTGACATCACCGGTGTTGAGATTATGCGTACCATCCGGGACGAAGCACGAAACCGGTCGCAGGATATCAGAGTCATAGAGTTTTCCCCGGCTGTAGAGTTAATCCTAAACGAAAAAGGGGAATGCTCCGGGGCATTGCTTTACAATATGGAGACGGAGGAATACTTTATAGTAAAGGCAAAGGCTGTAATCATGGCAACCGGTGGCAGTGGACGGCTTCATATCCAGAATTTCATGACCACAAATCATTACGGAGCCACCGCTGATGGTATCGTCATTGCTTACCGTGCAGGTGTTGGAATCTCTTTTCTTCATACAGTTCAATATCATCCAACAGGGGTAGTATTCCCTGAACAGGCTGAGGGGATCCTGATTACCGAAAAATTCCGCGGGTCTGGCGCCAATCTGGTCAATATCGACGGACAGCAGTTCGTCAACGAGAGGGAACCCCGGGATCTGGAAGCAGCTGCCATTATCAAAGAATGTGTAGAAAAGGGCAAGGGGGTCCCTGCTCCTACTGGTAAATTTGGAATTTGGCTCGATTCTCCTATGATCGATGCCCTGTCCGGTACAGGTACAGTAGAAAAGGAATTCCCTGGCAAGTTCATCCTCTACAAACGTTTTGGGATAGATATTTCAAAGGAACCAATGTTGATTTATCCCACCTTACATTATCAAAATGGGGGACTGGAATTTAAGAACACCGGTGAAACAGCTTTGCCAGGACTTTTTGTTGCTGGAGAGGTTGGCGGTGGAATCCACGGTGAAAATCGTCTGATGGGCAATTCTCTGCTGGACATTCTGGTATTCGGAAGGATTGCTGGTAAAAATGCTGCTGATTATGCAAAATCAAGATCAGATATGGGAAAACTCACTCTAGACCATGTCCGTACATACCACAAGAACCTTGAAGAGGCAGGTATTGAGACAGATAGAGTAGCCCCCATGTTACTCCCAGACTATACATTACCCCACGTAAAGGAAAGGCAGCTTACCGCCTGTTATGTAGGAACATTGCGCTGA
- a CDS encoding PHP domain-containing protein, with protein MKLDLHTHCMEATGMVAYPSVDLVGKIVERVNDRGLDGIAITEHDDGNYGYRVKKIVDENFDSQVLIIPGREITVKEMGWAEMVELFLPNGSTFRFLPHPSYPYPGDDGFEYDMNLLQGIEISNALHDRQINKKKVEEISKKYNLILLKNSDAHTLDEIGSFHTDISLKELYSLTKDSLA; from the coding sequence TTGAAACTAGATTTACACACTCATTGTATGGAAGCTACGGGTATGGTTGCCTATCCAAGTGTAGATTTAGTGGGAAAGATTGTTGAAAGGGTTAATGACCGTGGGTTGGATGGAATAGCCATTACTGAACACGATGATGGAAATTACGGGTACCGGGTAAAAAAGATAGTCGATGAAAATTTTGATAGTCAGGTATTAATAATACCTGGAAGAGAGATAACTGTAAAGGAAATGGGTTGGGCAGAAATGGTGGAGCTATTTCTACCCAACGGTTCTACCTTTAGATTTTTACCCCATCCAAGTTATCCTTACCCGGGGGATGATGGATTTGAGTATGATATGAATCTGCTTCAGGGCATAGAGATAAGTAACGCCCTTCATGATCGCCAGATCAATAAAAAAAAGGTAGAAGAGATCTCCAAAAAATACAATCTTATTTTGTTGAAGAATAGCGATGCCCATACCCTGGACGAAATAGGATCATTTCATACCGACATCTCATTGAAAGAACTTTACTCATTGACAAAAGATTCCCTTGCATAA